A stretch of Channa argus isolate prfri chromosome 16, Channa argus male v1.0, whole genome shotgun sequence DNA encodes these proteins:
- the LOC137101831 gene encoding alcohol dehydrogenase 1-like isoform X3, with product MATAGKVIKCKAAVAWEPNKPLVIEEIEVAPPQANEVRIKIVATAVCHSDLYHLFEEMPEDGFPAVLGHEAAGIVESVGPGVTEFQPAKIDPAAPLDKVCLLGCGICTGFGAAVNTAKVEPGSTCAVFGLGAVGLAAVMGCKSAGAKRIIAVDVNPDKFEKAKVFGATDFVNPKDHNKPISQVLAEMTNGGVDYSLECVGNVAVMRSALESCVKGWGVSVLVGWTDMHDFAARPIQLISGRTWKGSLFGGFKGKDGVPEMVKAYLEKKVKLDEFITHTMTLDQVNDAIDLMKHGKCVRTVLSVCSH from the exons ATGGCCACAGCTGGTAAG GTTATCAAGTGCAAGGCTGCAGTGGCCTGGGAGCCCAACAAGCCTTTAGTGATTGAGGAGATTGAAGTAGCCCCTCCCCAGGCCAACGAGGTCCGCATCAAG ATTGTGGCCACCGCCGTGTGCCATTCAGATCTGTATCACCTGTTTGAGGAAATGCCTGAAGATGGTTTCCCAGCAGTCCTTGGCCATGAGGCAGCTGGAATTGTGGAGAGCGTTGGACCCGGAGTCACTGAATTTCAGCCAG CTAAGATCGACCCTGCTGcccctctggacaaagtctGTCTCCTTGGATGTGGGATCTGCACAGGATTTGGAGCAGCAGTTAATACTGCtaag GTGGAACCAGGGTCCACATGTGCTGTGTTTGGCCTGGGAGCTGTGGGTTTGGCTGCAGTCATGGGCTGCAAGTCTGCAGGAGCCAAGAGGATCATCGCTGTTGACGTCAATCCAGACAAGTTTGAAAAAGCCAAGGTGTTTGGGGCGACCGACTTTGTGAACCCCAAGGATCACAACAAACCCATCAGCCAAGTGCTGGCTGAGATGACCAATGGAGGAGTGGACTATTCCCTGGAATGCGTTGGGAATGTGGCTGTCATG CGCAGTGCTTTGGAGTCTTGTGTGAAAGGTTGGGGCGTCAGCGTGCTGGTTGGCTGGACGGACATGCATGACTTTGCTGCCCGACCCATTCAGCTCATATCTGGACGGACATGGAAGGGCTCACTGTTTGGAG GTTTTAAGGGTAAGGACGGTGTCCCAGAGATGGTTAAAGCCTACCTGGAGAAGAAGGTGAAGCTGGATGAGTTTATCACTCACACCATGACTCTGGACCAGGTCAATGATGCCATTGACCTGATGAAACACGGCAAATG CGTCCGGACGGTCCTGAGTGTTTGTTCCCATTGA
- the LOC137101831 gene encoding alcohol dehydrogenase 1-like isoform X2: MVSQQSLAMRQLELWRALDPESLNFSQCKECRFCKSPKTNQCEKGWGVENHDVMALQESRFTCKGRKVLQFAGTSTFSEYTVVNMIAVAKIDPAAPLDKVCLLGCGICTGFGAAVNTAKVEPGSTCAVFGLGAVGLAAVMGCKSAGAKRIIAVDVNPDKFEKAKVFGATDFVNPKDHNKPISQVLAEMTNGGVDYSLECVGNVAVMRSALESCVKGWGVSVLVGWTDMHDFAARPIQLISGRTWKGSLFGGFKGKDGVPEMVKAYLEKKVKLDEFITHTMTLDQVNDAIDLMKHGKCVRTVLSVCSH; this comes from the exons ATGGTTTCCCAGCAGTCCTTGGCCATGAGGCAGCTGGAATTGTGGAGAGCGTTGGACCCGGAGTCACTGAATTTCAGCCAG TGTAAAGAATGTCGCTTCTGTAAGAGTCCAAAGACAAACCAGTGTGAGAAAGGATG GGGTGTAGAAAATCACGATGTGATGGCCTTACAAGAATCCAGGTTTACCTGTAAGGGCAGGAAGGTCCTGCAGTTTGCGGGAACCAGTACCTTCTCTGagtacactgttgttaacatGATCGCTGTAGCTAAGATCGACCCTGCTGcccctctggacaaagtctGTCTCCTTGGATGTGGGATCTGCACAGGATTTGGAGCAGCAGTTAATACTGCtaag GTGGAACCAGGGTCCACATGTGCTGTGTTTGGCCTGGGAGCTGTGGGTTTGGCTGCAGTCATGGGCTGCAAGTCTGCAGGAGCCAAGAGGATCATCGCTGTTGACGTCAATCCAGACAAGTTTGAAAAAGCCAAGGTGTTTGGGGCGACCGACTTTGTGAACCCCAAGGATCACAACAAACCCATCAGCCAAGTGCTGGCTGAGATGACCAATGGAGGAGTGGACTATTCCCTGGAATGCGTTGGGAATGTGGCTGTCATG CGCAGTGCTTTGGAGTCTTGTGTGAAAGGTTGGGGCGTCAGCGTGCTGGTTGGCTGGACGGACATGCATGACTTTGCTGCCCGACCCATTCAGCTCATATCTGGACGGACATGGAAGGGCTCACTGTTTGGAG GTTTTAAGGGTAAGGACGGTGTCCCAGAGATGGTTAAAGCCTACCTGGAGAAGAAGGTGAAGCTGGATGAGTTTATCACTCACACCATGACTCTGGACCAGGTCAATGATGCCATTGACCTGATGAAACACGGCAAATG CGTCCGGACGGTCCTGAGTGTTTGTTCCCATTGA
- the LOC137101831 gene encoding alcohol dehydrogenase 1-like isoform X1, whose product MATAGKVIKCKAAVAWEPNKPLVIEEIEVAPPQANEVRIKIVATAVCHSDLYHLFEEMPEDGFPAVLGHEAAGIVESVGPGVTEFQPGDKVIPLFISQCKECRFCKSPKTNQCEKGWGVENHDVMALQESRFTCKGRKVLQFAGTSTFSEYTVVNMIAVAKIDPAAPLDKVCLLGCGICTGFGAAVNTAKVEPGSTCAVFGLGAVGLAAVMGCKSAGAKRIIAVDVNPDKFEKAKVFGATDFVNPKDHNKPISQVLAEMTNGGVDYSLECVGNVAVMRSALESCVKGWGVSVLVGWTDMHDFAARPIQLISGRTWKGSLFGGFKGKDGVPEMVKAYLEKKVKLDEFITHTMTLDQVNDAIDLMKHGKCVRTVLSVCSH is encoded by the exons ATGGCCACAGCTGGTAAG GTTATCAAGTGCAAGGCTGCAGTGGCCTGGGAGCCCAACAAGCCTTTAGTGATTGAGGAGATTGAAGTAGCCCCTCCCCAGGCCAACGAGGTCCGCATCAAG ATTGTGGCCACCGCCGTGTGCCATTCAGATCTGTATCACCTGTTTGAGGAAATGCCTGAAGATGGTTTCCCAGCAGTCCTTGGCCATGAGGCAGCTGGAATTGTGGAGAGCGTTGGACCCGGAGTCACTGAATTTCAGCCAG GAGACAAGGTAATTCCTCTGTTCATCTCCCAGTGTAAAGAATGTCGCTTCTGTAAGAGTCCAAAGACAAACCAGTGTGAGAAAGGATG GGGTGTAGAAAATCACGATGTGATGGCCTTACAAGAATCCAGGTTTACCTGTAAGGGCAGGAAGGTCCTGCAGTTTGCGGGAACCAGTACCTTCTCTGagtacactgttgttaacatGATCGCTGTAGCTAAGATCGACCCTGCTGcccctctggacaaagtctGTCTCCTTGGATGTGGGATCTGCACAGGATTTGGAGCAGCAGTTAATACTGCtaag GTGGAACCAGGGTCCACATGTGCTGTGTTTGGCCTGGGAGCTGTGGGTTTGGCTGCAGTCATGGGCTGCAAGTCTGCAGGAGCCAAGAGGATCATCGCTGTTGACGTCAATCCAGACAAGTTTGAAAAAGCCAAGGTGTTTGGGGCGACCGACTTTGTGAACCCCAAGGATCACAACAAACCCATCAGCCAAGTGCTGGCTGAGATGACCAATGGAGGAGTGGACTATTCCCTGGAATGCGTTGGGAATGTGGCTGTCATG CGCAGTGCTTTGGAGTCTTGTGTGAAAGGTTGGGGCGTCAGCGTGCTGGTTGGCTGGACGGACATGCATGACTTTGCTGCCCGACCCATTCAGCTCATATCTGGACGGACATGGAAGGGCTCACTGTTTGGAG GTTTTAAGGGTAAGGACGGTGTCCCAGAGATGGTTAAAGCCTACCTGGAGAAGAAGGTGAAGCTGGATGAGTTTATCACTCACACCATGACTCTGGACCAGGTCAATGATGCCATTGACCTGATGAAACACGGCAAATG CGTCCGGACGGTCCTGAGTGTTTGTTCCCATTGA